A stretch of Miscanthus floridulus cultivar M001 chromosome 13, ASM1932011v1, whole genome shotgun sequence DNA encodes these proteins:
- the LOC136499268 gene encoding uncharacterized protein has product MYELLGFRADDEEVDKARKAASKASNQQNTDTCQRTEEIDTTGAVIEVDDYLPGERTVVHDPNRPNMDLGTVYSNMKEFRLAVRQFAINKEFELHVVKTDPERYIGGCKGGEDCHWHLVGRRQPDGCTVMVTVVVDKHTCESSARRKTTTPTSAWVASKAIHLLRKKTAMGPKELQKTLQDDHKCIIHYDTICRGRQIALRELYGKWEESFQLLFNWRAEVLKRCPGSVIEIGIKEIDGNFYFHRFFCALKPCIEGFLEGCRPYLSIDSTALNGRWNGHLAAACGIDGHNWMYPVAFGFIDGEIIDNWTWFMTQLHKAIGDLPVLAISSDACKGLENAVKNVFPQAKHRECFRHLMNNFIKRFGGDVFSKMYPAARAYRESVFNYFYKSVIEASPQVLVWMEAHHYKLWMRSGFNPEIKCDYITNNLAEVFNNWIRDWKDLPVVELADKLREMIMVLWAKRRKISERLTGKILPAVIQQLKARTRGLGHLTVIDGGSAAAEIWDTTNTRSRHVVKSSLHECTCLEWQHTGKPCQHALALITSVQSSNVHMEDFVHEYYSVERFKAAYKRLIEPLPDRTQWPDIDLPFGVRAPLDKRTAGRYRKLRIKSFLEGGGSKGKKAAKETANEADKQAANEAEKGKKKMIRGKRKCKGCGELGHGETSYKCHLNGTKKRKRKPRKNTTKYGENAKIPTKRAKKGEKSQDTATEPAAPNAFHDQEIAPPALDDLHALEIEVPAPDASLHDQEMPTPAPNTLTSPTRLTRDQIIQNSPNRVTRGQLQNLLAEGVSPDKTVQKRSPPKKLKPRKLKTN; this is encoded by the exons ATGTATGAGCTGTTGGGGTTTAGGGCTGACGATGAGGAGGTTGATAAGGCAAGAAAGGCAGCCAGTAAAGCTAGCAATCAACAGAACACCGATACTTGTCAGAGGACTGAAGAAATTGATACAACTGGGGCAGTCATTGAAGTTGATGACTATTTACCAGGGGAGAGGACTGTGGTGCACGATCCAAATCGGCCCAATATGGATCTTGGCACAGTTTATTCTAACATGAAGGAGTTTAGATTGGCGGTGAGACAATTTGCTATAAATAAAGAGTTTGAACTACACGTTGTCAAAACAGATCCTGAAAGATATATTGGAGGTTGCAAGGGGGGAGAAGATTGTCATTGGCATCTTGTTGGGCGTAGACAGCCTGATGGGTGCACCGTTATG gTAACTGTGGTTGTTGATAAGCATACATGTGAATCAAGTGCTAGGAGGAAGACTACCACACCAACCAGTGCTTGGGTTGCTTCAAAGGCAATACATCTCCTTAGGAAGAAAACAGCTATGGGCCCTAAGGAACTGCAAAAAACTTTACAGGATGACCACAAGTGTATAATTCATTATGATACTATTTGTAGAGGTAGGCAAATTGCTTTGAGAGAATTGTATGGCAAATGGGAAGAGAGCTTTCAGCTGCTATTCAATTGGAGGGCAGAGGTCCTGAAGAGGTGTCCAGGTAGTGTTATTGAGATTGGCATCAAGGAGATAGATGGCAATTTCTATTTCCATAGATTTTTTTGTGCATTGAAACCTTGCATTGAAGGTTTTTTAGAAGGATGCAGGCCATACCTTAGCATAGACTCTACTGCACTTAATGGTAGATGGAATGGTCATTTAGCTGCAGCTTGTGGTATAGATGGTCACAACTGGATGTACCCAGTTGCTTTTGGGTTCATTGATGGTGAGATAATAGATAACTGGACTTGGTTTATGACTCAGTTGCACAAGGCCATAGGAGATCTTCCTGTTTTAGCTATTTCGTCAGATGCGTGCAAAGGTCTAGAAAATGCAGTTAAGAATGTGTTTCCGCAGGCTAAACATAGGGAGTGCTTTAGACATCTAATGAACAATTTCATTAAAAGGTTTGGTGGTGACGTGTTCTCTAAGATGTATCCTGCAGCTAGAGCTTATAGAGAATCAGTTTTCAATTATTTTTACAAGTCAGTCATTGAAGCTAGTCCTCAAGTGTTGGTTTGGATGGAGGCTCATCATTACAAGCTTTGGATGAGATCTGGCTTCAATCCTGAGATTAAATGTGATTATATCACTAATAACCTTGCTGAAGTGTTCAACAATTGGATCAGGGACTGGAAAGACCTTCCTGTTGTTGAGCTTGCAGACAAACTCAGAGAGATGATTATGGTGCTATGGGCGAAAAGGAGAAAAATTTCAGAAAGGCTTACTGGAAAGATCCTCCCAGCAGTGATACAACAGTTGAAAGCCAGAACTAGAGGACTTGGGCACTTGACTGTTATAGATGGTGGAAGTGCTGCAGCTGAAATTTGGGACACCACAAACACTCGTAGTAGACATGTTGTTAAGTCTTCTCTACATGAGTGCACCTGTCTTGAGTGGCAGCATACTGGTAAGCCTTGCCAGCATGCTTTGGCTTTGATTACAAGTGTACAGTCTAGTAATGTACATATGGAGGACTTTGTGCATGAGTATTACTCTGTTGAGAGGTTCAAGGCAGCTTATAAGAGACTTATAGAGCCATTGCCTGATAGAACACAGTGGCCAGATATTGATTTGCCTTTTGGGGTTAGGGCACCACTTGACAAGAGGACTGCTGGACGGTACAGAAAACTCAGGATCAAAAGCTTCCTTGAAGGTGGTGGTAGCAAAGGAAAGAAGGCAGCCAAGGAAACAGCAAATGAGGCAGATAAACAAGCTGCAAATGAGGCAGAAAAGGGCAAGAAAAAAATGATTAGAGGCAAAAGAAAGTGCAAGGGATGTGGAGAATTAGgccatggtgaaacaagctacaaATGCCATCTTAATGGGACTAAGAAAAG GAAAAGAAAGCCAAGAAAAAATACAACAAAGTATGGTGAGAATGCAAAAATCCCAACAAAGAGAGCAAAGAAGGGAGAGAAATCTCAGGATACTGCTACTGAACCAGCAGCCCCAAATGCTTTCCATGACCAAGAAATCGCACCACCAGCCCTAGATGATTTGCATGCTTTAGAAATTGAAGTACCGGCCCCAGATGCTTCTCTCCATGACCAAGAAATGCCTACACCAGCCCCAAATACACTCACCAGCCCCACAAGGCTCACAAGGGACCAGATCATACAGAACAGCCCCAATAGGGTTACAAGAGG CCAACTGCAAAACTTGCTAGCTGAAGGTGTCTCACCAGACAAGACAGTGCAAAAGAGGAGCCCACCAAAAAAACTCAAGCCAAGAAAACTGAAAACCAATTGA